The proteins below are encoded in one region of Ricinus communis isolate WT05 ecotype wild-type chromosome 6, ASM1957865v1, whole genome shotgun sequence:
- the LOC8263364 gene encoding protein GET4, which produces MSRERPRRANLPPVQENIEKLENVINEGNYYGAQQMYKSISARYSSAQRYFEALDLLHSGACLQLKNGQVTCGSELAVLFVETLVKGKVPYDDNTLDRVREIYKMFPQIPLPQRLDDFGDDEEVQQLTEAIGAAKTRVECCSSFLRAAIRWSAEFGASKNGSLQLHAMLAEYLFSESPEVDMTRISYHFVRGDDPMQFASTLVNFMGKCYPGEDDLAIARAILLYLALGNLRDANRLMDEVKKQVESKKLDFPKSDLIQFITYLLPTLQRDAFPLFNMLRASYKSSIDREPVFNELLDEIAEKLYGIQRRNPLQGMFGDIFKMI; this is translated from the exons ATGTCGCGAGAGAGACCAAGAAGAGCTAATCTACCTCCTGTTCAAGAG AATATAGAGAAGTTAGAGAATGTGATAAATGAAGGTAATTATTATGGAGCACAACAGATGTACAAGTCTATTAGTGCAAG atatTCATCTGCTCAGAGATATTTTGAGGCTTTGGATTTACTTCATTCAGGTGCATGCCTCCAATTGAAAAATGGCCAG GTTACTTGTGGGTCAGAGCTTGCTGTGTTGTTCGTGGAGACACTTGTTAAGGGGAAAGTTCCTTATGATGACAATACCCTTG ATCGTGTCAGGGAAATTTACAAGATGTTTCCTCAGATTCCTTTGCCACAACGCTTGGATGATTTCGGGGATGATGAAGAAGTGCAACAACTCACTGAAGCCATTGGCGCAGCAAAAACACGTGTAGAGTGCTGCTCATCATTTTTAAGAGCTGCTATTAG GTGGTCTGCAGAGTTTGGAGCTAGTAAAAATGGATCCCTGCAGCTACATGCTATGTTAGCTGAATATCTATTCTCTGAATCGCCTGAAGTG gacatGACCAGAATATCATATCATTTTGTTAGAGGTGATGACCCAATGCAGTTTGCTTCTACTTTGGTGAATTTTATGGGCAAG TGTTATCCTGGGGAAGATGATTTGGCTATTGCACGGGCAATTCTACT GTATTTGGCTTTGGGTAATCTGAGAGATGCTAATCGTCTGATGGACGAGGTAAAGAAACAAGTGGAATCTAAAAAGCTCGACTTTCCCAAATCCGATTTGATCCAGTTCATCACTTATCTTTTGCCAAC GTTGCAGAGAGATGCTTTTCCTCTGTTTAACATGTTGAGAGCCAGTTACAAGTCAAGTATAGACAGGGAACCTGTATTTAATGAG TTGCTAGATGAAATTGCAGAGAAGCTGTACGGAATACAGCGGAGAAACCCCCTGCAAGGGATGTTTGGAGATATATTCAAG ATGATATGA